A genomic stretch from Coffea arabica cultivar ET-39 chromosome 10c, Coffea Arabica ET-39 HiFi, whole genome shotgun sequence includes:
- the LOC113714726 gene encoding protein NRT1/ PTR FAMILY 5.4-like isoform X1 — MSSEPKSSKGGGWKAAIFMICLEVAERFSYYGVAGNLINYLTDVLHQPTAVAAKNVNVWIGVSSIFPLLGALVADSYMGRCKTIYVSSIVYLIGLVALTITVSTVPSSAREAIFLTSLYIMSVGEGGHKPCVQTFAADQFDDEVAEEKEAKSSFFNWWYLGIVSGATAAILVVIYVQEYVGWGIGYGMLAGALAIALGMFSIGSWTGNYRLQAPIGSPFTRVAQVFVAAARKRRLCDQRVDDGGHSGGFFGHEKKVRCRNNGTDEVDGFRVRALARTPQYRFLDKAAIIDSIDASSEKRNPWRLCSMNQVEEVKLLLRLIPIWAQCFIFTMVTAQLSTYFTKQGSTMVRAFGPTSKFHIPAASLQVVTGLTILISVPIYERAFIPLARKFTGQASGITMLQRIGTGLFLSSIAMVVAGLVEAKRVETARENGLTDSPKSIVPMKIWWLIPQYMLFGVCDMFTIVGMQELFYDQMPEEMRSMGAAAYVSSIGVGNFMSSLAITAVQGISGKKWLVDNLNRANLHYFYWILAGLSAVNFCVYLFVAKGFIYKRFEYSESGNEKEMGMQVHPEGNV; from the exons ATGTCCTCCGAACCAAAATCTTCCAAGGGAGGAGGTTGGAAAGCTGCTATTTTCATGATCT GTCTGGAGGTGGCTGAGAGATTCTCCTACTATGGGGTCGCTGGAAATCTTATCAACTACCTCACAGATGTTCTACACCAGCCCACAGCAGTGGCTGCCAAGAATGTCAACGTCTGGATTGGTGTGTCTTCAATCTTCCCATTGTTAGGTGCCCTCGTTGCTGATTCATACATGGGTCGATGCAAGACTATTTACGTCTCATCCATCGTGTATCTTATA GGTTTAGTGGCATTAACCATCACAGTTTCAACAGTTCCATCAAGTGCTCGCGAAGCAATCTTCTTGACATCACTTTACATAATGAGTGTGGGGGAAGGCGGGCACAAGCCATGTGTACAAACATTTGCAGCAGACCAATTCGATGATGAAGTTGCTGAAGAGAAGGAAGCCAAAAGCTCGTTTTTCAATTGGTGGTATCTGGGGATTGTGTCTGGTGCCACTGCTGCAATTCTCGTTGTGATCTACGTGCAAGAATATGTAGGGTGGGGCATTGGGTATGGAATGCTAGCAGGGGCTCTGGCCATAGCACTTGGGATGTTTTCTATTGGAAGTTGGACGGGTAATTATCGCCTGCAAGCTCCAATTGGGAGCCCATTTACGAGGGTGGCTCAAGTGTTTGTAGCAGCTGCTAGGAAACGACGTTTGTGTGATCAGAGGGTTGATGATGGTGGCCATAGTGGTGGATTTTTTGGCCATGAAAAAAAGGTTAGATGTCGGAATAATGGAACAGACGAGGTAGATGGATTCAGAGTTCGTGCATTGGCTCGCACACCTCAATATCG ATTTCTAGACAAAGCAGCAATCATTGATTCCATAGATGCATCAAGTGAGAAGAGAAACCCCTGGAGGTTATGCAGCATGAATCAAGTAGAGGAGGTTAAGCTCCTACTCCGCCTGATTCCCATATGGGCACAATGCTTCATCTTCACGATGGTCACAGCACAACTCAGTACATATTTCACAAAACAAGGCAGCACCATGGTCCGTGCATTCGGTCCAACCTCAAAATTTCACATACCAGCTGCTTCATTGCAAGTAGTTACAGGCCTCACAATCCTCATATCTGTCCCTATTTATGAACGAGCATTTATTCCACTAGCAAGAAAATTCACCGGCCAGGCCTCTGGAATAACAATGCTGCAGCGAATCGGCACCGGACTATTCTTATCTTCGATAGCCATGGTAGTTGCTGGACTGGTGGAGGCTAAAAGAGTAGAAACTGCAAGAGAGAATGGGCTTACTGACTCGCCGAAATCGATAGTCCCCATGAAAATTTGGTGGTTGATTCCACAATATATGTTGTTTGGGGTCTGTGATATGTTCACCATTGTTGGAATGCAGGAGTTGTTCTACGATCAAATGCCTGAGGAAATGAGAAGCATGGGTGCGGCTGCATATGTTAGTTCAATTGGAGTTGGAAACTTCATGAGCAGCTTAGCAATTACTGCAGTTCAAGGGATCAGCGGGAAGAAGTGGCTTGTTGACAATCTAAATCGAGCAAATCTTCACTACTTTTATTGGATATTGGCAGGGTTAAGTGCTGTGAATTTTTGCGTATATCTTTTTGTGGCAAAGGGCTTTATTTACAAGAGATTTGAGTATTCTGAGTCAGGGAACGAGAAAGAGATGGGTATGCAAGTGCATCCAGAAGGGAATGTTTGA
- the LOC113714726 gene encoding protein NRT1/ PTR FAMILY 5.4-like isoform X2 codes for MGRCKTIYVSSIVYLIGLVALTITVSTVPSSAREAIFLTSLYIMSVGEGGHKPCVQTFAADQFDDEVAEEKEAKSSFFNWWYLGIVSGATAAILVVIYVQEYVGWGIGYGMLAGALAIALGMFSIGSWTGNYRLQAPIGSPFTRVAQVFVAAARKRRLCDQRVDDGGHSGGFFGHEKKVRCRNNGTDEVDGFRVRALARTPQYRFLDKAAIIDSIDASSEKRNPWRLCSMNQVEEVKLLLRLIPIWAQCFIFTMVTAQLSTYFTKQGSTMVRAFGPTSKFHIPAASLQVVTGLTILISVPIYERAFIPLARKFTGQASGITMLQRIGTGLFLSSIAMVVAGLVEAKRVETARENGLTDSPKSIVPMKIWWLIPQYMLFGVCDMFTIVGMQELFYDQMPEEMRSMGAAAYVSSIGVGNFMSSLAITAVQGISGKKWLVDNLNRANLHYFYWILAGLSAVNFCVYLFVAKGFIYKRFEYSESGNEKEMGMQVHPEGNV; via the exons ATGGGTCGATGCAAGACTATTTACGTCTCATCCATCGTGTATCTTATA GGTTTAGTGGCATTAACCATCACAGTTTCAACAGTTCCATCAAGTGCTCGCGAAGCAATCTTCTTGACATCACTTTACATAATGAGTGTGGGGGAAGGCGGGCACAAGCCATGTGTACAAACATTTGCAGCAGACCAATTCGATGATGAAGTTGCTGAAGAGAAGGAAGCCAAAAGCTCGTTTTTCAATTGGTGGTATCTGGGGATTGTGTCTGGTGCCACTGCTGCAATTCTCGTTGTGATCTACGTGCAAGAATATGTAGGGTGGGGCATTGGGTATGGAATGCTAGCAGGGGCTCTGGCCATAGCACTTGGGATGTTTTCTATTGGAAGTTGGACGGGTAATTATCGCCTGCAAGCTCCAATTGGGAGCCCATTTACGAGGGTGGCTCAAGTGTTTGTAGCAGCTGCTAGGAAACGACGTTTGTGTGATCAGAGGGTTGATGATGGTGGCCATAGTGGTGGATTTTTTGGCCATGAAAAAAAGGTTAGATGTCGGAATAATGGAACAGACGAGGTAGATGGATTCAGAGTTCGTGCATTGGCTCGCACACCTCAATATCG ATTTCTAGACAAAGCAGCAATCATTGATTCCATAGATGCATCAAGTGAGAAGAGAAACCCCTGGAGGTTATGCAGCATGAATCAAGTAGAGGAGGTTAAGCTCCTACTCCGCCTGATTCCCATATGGGCACAATGCTTCATCTTCACGATGGTCACAGCACAACTCAGTACATATTTCACAAAACAAGGCAGCACCATGGTCCGTGCATTCGGTCCAACCTCAAAATTTCACATACCAGCTGCTTCATTGCAAGTAGTTACAGGCCTCACAATCCTCATATCTGTCCCTATTTATGAACGAGCATTTATTCCACTAGCAAGAAAATTCACCGGCCAGGCCTCTGGAATAACAATGCTGCAGCGAATCGGCACCGGACTATTCTTATCTTCGATAGCCATGGTAGTTGCTGGACTGGTGGAGGCTAAAAGAGTAGAAACTGCAAGAGAGAATGGGCTTACTGACTCGCCGAAATCGATAGTCCCCATGAAAATTTGGTGGTTGATTCCACAATATATGTTGTTTGGGGTCTGTGATATGTTCACCATTGTTGGAATGCAGGAGTTGTTCTACGATCAAATGCCTGAGGAAATGAGAAGCATGGGTGCGGCTGCATATGTTAGTTCAATTGGAGTTGGAAACTTCATGAGCAGCTTAGCAATTACTGCAGTTCAAGGGATCAGCGGGAAGAAGTGGCTTGTTGACAATCTAAATCGAGCAAATCTTCACTACTTTTATTGGATATTGGCAGGGTTAAGTGCTGTGAATTTTTGCGTATATCTTTTTGTGGCAAAGGGCTTTATTTACAAGAGATTTGAGTATTCTGAGTCAGGGAACGAGAAAGAGATGGGTATGCAAGTGCATCCAGAAGGGAATGTTTGA
- the LOC113714727 gene encoding succinate dehydrogenase assembly factor 1, mitochondrial, whose amino-acid sequence MGLSNGPRLSGMQKQVLALYRGFLRAAHSKSPEERHKIESFVSSEFRRNAKQIDRKNFQYIEYLLRLGKKQLEQLKNPDTIGLSSLTVNSSQTRRP is encoded by the coding sequence ATGGGACTCTCGAATGGGCCAAGGCTCTCTGGAATGCAGAAGCAAGTGCTTGCTCTGTATAGAGGATTCCTGCGAGCAGCACACTCCAAATCTCCAGAAGAGAGACACAAGATTGAGTCATTTGTGTCATCTGAATTCCGTCGCAATGCCAAGCAAATCGATCGCAAGAATTTCCAGTACATTGAATACTTGCTTCGCCTGGGTAAGAAACAACTCGAGCAGCTGAAGAACCCTGATACTATTGGATTGTCATCATTGACTGTAAATTCCTCTCAAACCAGAAGACCCTGA